A stretch of DNA from Acidobacteriota bacterium:
GCAAAGCGGTTACACCGTGATTGCCAATGACCTGGCGGTCTGGTCAGAAGTTTTTGCGACCTGCTATCTCTTGAATGATTACCCGGCTGCGCATTACAAAAGGTTGATAGACCATCTGAATCAGCTTCCACCTGAAGATGGCTGGTTTACCGAACTTTATGGAGGCGACGCATCTGAAGTTAGTTCCACTAGCCAGGATGGTCTCAAGAAACCATGGCAAAGCCACAACACACGGCGGCTGGACGCGATACGAAATGAGATTGACGGTCTTGCCTTATCCAACGCGGAGCGCGCGGTGCTCTTGACCAGTTTGATTTTGGCACTGGACGAGGTTGATAGCACCTTGGGGCACTATGCGGCTTACCTGAACGAATGGTCACCGCGTTCTTACAACCGTTTGCGGCTCAAGGTGCCGCAGCTTATTCCCAAGCGGGCAGCACATTCAGTTCACCGCCAGGATGTCTTTGAATTGTTGGCTGATGTTGAGGCTGACTTGGCCTATTTTGATCCGCCTTATGGGTCTAACAATGAAAAGATGCCGCCCTCGCGGGTGCGTTATGCGGCTTATTACCACCTCTGGACAACAGTCTGCTTGAATGACCGCCCACCTGTGTTTGGCAAGGCTAAACGCCGTGCAGATACTTCGGACGTTGTTGCTCCCTCGGTTTTTGAAGAGTTTCGCTGTGATGCCAATGGGCATTTCATTGCGCTAGACGCCATTGAACGCCTGCTCAAGTTGACCAAAGCGAAACACATTATTTTGTCGTACAGTTCGGGTGGGCGGGCGACCGCCGCAGGCTTGAATAATGCGATCAGCGCGGCTGGACGGCTGGTTGATGTGATAGAAGTTGATTACCGCAAAAACGTCATGGCCGGTATGCGGTGGACTAACGAATGGGTGCGCGAGGCTGAAGCCCCCAATCGGGAGTTTCTTTTCTTAATCGAGAAGTAGCGCTGTTTTATGTCTGAAGAACGCAAAAGTTTAACCGGTTCGTTGCTGAAAGGCCTGACCGGAAAAGCCGTCGAAGGGCTGGCCCGCAGCGTTGGCCTCAATCCGCACGACCACGCCTGGGTGACGGTGGACATCGGCGCGTCGCTGATGAGCGTCTCGCCCAAGGTCGCGCTGGATTTTTTTAAGGCCGCTAAAGAAGTCGCGCCGCTGCTCGAAAACGGCGACCTGCGCGCCTGGGCCGAATTGGGCAAACGCATCGCGCTGAATAACTCCGAAGAGGCGGGCGATTTCTTCCGCGATTCGGCGACGACGCTGGCGGCGCTGCCGCCGCAATTGCGCGCGCAACTGGTCGCGCTTTGTTCCAAACAGATCGTGCTTTCGCCGCAGGCCGCATTGACGACCTTTCGCACCGCGCCGCGCACCGCCGTGCAATTGGGCGATGAGGCTTCGGCCACGCGCCTGTTCGGCATCGCCGTCGAAGTCGCGCACCGCTCTGTCAAACACAGCACCGAAGTCCTGACCGCCGCGCCCACCGCATTGGCCGCGTTGCGCAAGTTGGAAACGCCCGACGCTGAGGTGTCGCCGACGCAGGCCGTGTTGAATCTGGCTGAAAGCTTTGCCCAGCGCACCGGCGCGACCGCCGCCGAATTCCTGACCGCGATTGGCGAGGGGCTGAATTTCATCACGCGTCCGGCTGATGTGGTGGCGCTGTGCGAACAGACGGCCGTCTTCCTTGAACGCGGCGGCGCGACGGCGCTGCAATACTTTCGCTCGGCGCGTTCGGTGATCGAATTGGGCGGCGCGCAGGCCTTCGACAAATGGAACCGCGTCACGCGCAAGGTCGCCGCCGAAGGCAACGCCATCGTTTACGACTTTCTCAAGCTCACGCCCAAAGTCCTTTCGACGCTCTCGATCACGCAGCGCCGACGCATCACCGAACGCATCGGCGCCGTGCTGGACATCGTCGAAGAGTTGGCCGACGCGAATGTGTATGTCGCGCTCGAGTGCTTCAAATCCTCGCCGCGCGCGCTGTCCGCCGCCACGATGGATCAGTTTCAAAGCTGGGCGCGCGAAGGCGCGGAGTTGCACAAACAGGATCGCCGCCGCGCCCAGGCTTATTACGCGCTCGAATCGAAAAGCAGCCAGGATAGCCTGCGCGGCGCGCACGACGGCGTCGCGCTCGAATCCATCTCGCACCTGTTGCGCCTTTATGTCGAAGGGCTGACCGGGCGCGAGATGATGATCGCGCCGCTCGGTCAAATCCCAGACGAATCGCGCATCAACGACGGCCAGACGATTCAACTGCCCTCGGTCATCGCCGAGTTCGGTTCGCCCGAATCCGATTTCAAGCTATACAAAGCCCTCGCCGCACACGCCGCCGGCCAGGTCGAATTCGGCACGCGCGACATCGGCACCACTGATTTGCGGGCCGCGCTGCACTCGATTGACGGCCACTTTGAAGACGTGTTCCAAAAGCAGCTTGCGCAACAGGCCATCGCCGAACTCAAAGCCGATCCTGAATTCGTGCAGTATTCAAACAGCGAACACCTGCGCGCGCTCACGCGTCCGCCCTTGCGCGAAGAGCAGGTCGAGTATGCTGACTACAAAACCGTCCTCTCGCGCTTTCCCAATTCGTTGCTCGCGGCGCGCATCTTCACCACGCTCGAAAACGGGCGTATTGATTGGCGTTTGCGCACGGCCTATCGCGGCATCCGGCGCGATCTCGATTTTGTGATGCGACACCTGATCGAACGCCGCCCGCCCATCGCCGAACTCACCATCGAGCAAACGCTCTATGAATTGCTCTTTCAAATCACGCTCTGCGGCGGCGTGATTGACGACATCGCGCGCCGCGCATACTCGCAAGTCATCCTCGAAATCGAAGCCATCGTCGCCGAATACCTGCGCGGCGCTGAGGCCTCGGTCGCCGATACGCTGCTCGCCACCAAACGCGTTTACGAACTGATCGGCCAGGCGCGCAACCAGCAGGAAGCGCAAAAGGACGCCGAGGCCGACGAAGAAGAAAAGGACGACGACGAGGACGACAGCGAGGGCGACAGCAAAGACCAGCAACAGACTCCCGCGCAGCAGCAACAGCGCGCGCCCGAAGTTTTCAACCAATGGTCGCAA
This window harbors:
- a CDS encoding DNA adenine methylase — its product is MQALALFDDLVVTVPKTEGIKYAGSKLKLLPHLLSLVQQVNPKTVFDGFAGTTRVSQALAQSGYTVIANDLAVWSEVFATCYLLNDYPAAHYKRLIDHLNQLPPEDGWFTELYGGDASEVSSTSQDGLKKPWQSHNTRRLDAIRNEIDGLALSNAERAVLLTSLILALDEVDSTLGHYAAYLNEWSPRSYNRLRLKVPQLIPKRAAHSVHRQDVFELLADVEADLAYFDPPYGSNNEKMPPSRVRYAAYYHLWTTVCLNDRPPVFGKAKRRADTSDVVAPSVFEEFRCDANGHFIALDAIERLLKLTKAKHIILSYSSGGRATAAGLNNAISAAGRLVDVIEVDYRKNVMAGMRWTNEWVREAEAPNREFLFLIEK
- a CDS encoding VWA domain-containing protein, which encodes MSEERKSLTGSLLKGLTGKAVEGLARSVGLNPHDHAWVTVDIGASLMSVSPKVALDFFKAAKEVAPLLENGDLRAWAELGKRIALNNSEEAGDFFRDSATTLAALPPQLRAQLVALCSKQIVLSPQAALTTFRTAPRTAVQLGDEASATRLFGIAVEVAHRSVKHSTEVLTAAPTALAALRKLETPDAEVSPTQAVLNLAESFAQRTGATAAEFLTAIGEGLNFITRPADVVALCEQTAVFLERGGATALQYFRSARSVIELGGAQAFDKWNRVTRKVAAEGNAIVYDFLKLTPKVLSTLSITQRRRITERIGAVLDIVEELADANVYVALECFKSSPRALSAATMDQFQSWAREGAELHKQDRRRAQAYYALESKSSQDSLRGAHDGVALESISHLLRLYVEGLTGREMMIAPLGQIPDESRINDGQTIQLPSVIAEFGSPESDFKLYKALAAHAAGQVEFGTRDIGTTDLRAALHSIDGHFEDVFQKQLAQQAIAELKADPEFVQYSNSEHLRALTRPPLREEQVEYADYKTVLSRFPNSLLAARIFTTLENGRIDWRLRTAYRGIRRDLDFVMRHLIERRPPIAELTIEQTLYELLFQITLCGGVIDDIARRAYSQVILEIEAIVAEYLRGAEASVADTLLATKRVYELIGQARNQQEAQKDAEADEEEKDDDEDDSEGDSKDQQQTPAQQQQRAPEVFNQWSQVVEDVMPSDSELLNELMNAESSEQDLQEGDEVFFYDEWDRELGDHRAKWCRVIQRENRKGHREFVEQVRARYSGVISSIRHQFQMLKPESLRKIKGELDGEDYDLQALIDHYIDRKTTGRPSDRLYIRRIRRERDVAVSFLLDMSSSTARTISRHPNQPYTRPGQKIIDIEKQGLVLMSEALEAVGDAYSISGFTSEGRRNVKYFVIKRFGDRYNETVERRIGGITYHNNTRLGAAIRHAAAELERQDARTKLLIVLSDGRPYDHDYGDSRYAREDTKMALRQTKMLGITPFCITIDRESEAELKDLYGEVGYTIIDDVMSLPERLPGIYRRLTT